A portion of the Streptomyces sp. NBC_01335 genome contains these proteins:
- a CDS encoding ribose-phosphate diphosphokinase: MTGIKTTGEKKLMFFSGRAHPELAEEVAHQLGVGLVPTKAFDFANGEIYVRFQESARGADCFLIQSHTAPINKWIMEQLIMLDALKRASARSVTVIVPFYGYARQDKKHRGREPISARLVADLMKTAGADRILTVDLHTDQIQGFFDGPVDHLFALPILADYVGAKVDRSKLTIVSPDAGRVRVADRWCDRLDAPLAIVHKRRDKDVPNQVSVHEVVGNVEGRVCVLVDDMIDTGGTICAAADALFAHGAEDVIVTATHGVLSGPAADRLKNSKVSEFVFTDTLPTPGELELDKITVLSIAPTIARAVREVFEDGSVTSLFESDEH, encoded by the coding sequence GTGACCGGGATCAAGACGACCGGCGAGAAGAAACTGATGTTCTTCTCCGGCCGCGCCCACCCCGAGCTGGCCGAGGAGGTCGCACACCAGTTGGGTGTCGGTCTCGTGCCGACGAAGGCCTTCGATTTCGCCAACGGTGAGATCTACGTCCGCTTCCAGGAGTCCGCGCGCGGAGCCGACTGCTTCCTGATCCAGAGCCACACGGCTCCGATCAACAAGTGGATCATGGAGCAGCTGATCATGCTGGACGCGCTGAAGCGCGCCTCGGCACGTTCGGTGACGGTGATCGTGCCGTTCTACGGTTACGCCCGCCAGGACAAGAAGCACCGCGGTCGCGAGCCGATCTCGGCGCGTCTGGTCGCGGACCTGATGAAGACGGCGGGTGCCGACCGCATCCTCACCGTCGACCTGCACACCGACCAGATCCAGGGCTTCTTCGACGGCCCGGTCGACCACCTCTTCGCGCTGCCGATCCTCGCCGACTACGTCGGTGCCAAGGTCGACCGCTCGAAGCTGACGATCGTCTCCCCGGACGCCGGCCGCGTACGGGTCGCCGACCGCTGGTGCGACCGTCTGGACGCCCCGCTGGCGATCGTGCACAAGCGTCGCGATAAGGACGTTCCGAACCAGGTCAGCGTCCACGAGGTCGTCGGCAACGTCGAGGGCCGGGTCTGTGTCCTGGTCGACGACATGATCGACACCGGTGGCACGATCTGCGCCGCCGCCGACGCCCTGTTCGCGCACGGCGCCGAGGACGTCATAGTGACGGCCACCCACGGTGTCCTCTCCGGCCCGGCCGCGGACCGGCTGAAGAACTCCAAGGTCAGCGAGTTCGTCTTCACGGACACCCTGCCGACCCCGGGCGAGCTGGAGCTCGACAAGATCACGGTGCTCTCCATCGCCCCGACGATCGCGCGCGCGGTGCGCGAGGTCTTCGAGGACGGTTCGGTCACCAGCCTGTTCGAGAGCGACGAGCACTGA
- a CDS encoding zinc-dependent alcohol dehydrogenase, producing the protein MERVVQFTGPRQVEVAEHESAALPAGHLRVRTRYSGISAGTELTAYRGTNPYLTRTWDAEARIFRDGAAGIEYPVAGWGYSEVGEVTEVSPELVEVPGMPAVGDLVWGIWGHRSEGIVPAERMVGHTLPAGLEPLAGAFARVGAIAYNAVLAADIHLGEEVAVFGQGVIGLLTTRLAQLNGARVTAVDALDGRLDTARAYGARRTLNARTDSVAERVREATGGLGADVAIEISGVYPALHEALRSVTVGGRVVASGFYQGDGAGLRLGDEFHHNRVQLICSQIGGVPPQLAGRWTVERLQQTFLSLVAEGLVDVKSLVSHVVPVEEAADAYVLLDERPAEALQVVLEF; encoded by the coding sequence GTGGAACGCGTCGTCCAGTTCACCGGCCCCCGCCAGGTAGAAGTCGCCGAGCACGAGAGCGCCGCCCTGCCCGCGGGCCACCTCCGGGTCCGTACGCGCTACTCCGGCATCTCCGCCGGCACCGAGCTCACCGCCTACCGGGGCACCAACCCGTACCTGACGCGGACCTGGGACGCGGAGGCCCGCATCTTCCGCGACGGCGCGGCGGGCATCGAGTACCCGGTGGCGGGTTGGGGATACTCCGAGGTCGGCGAGGTCACCGAGGTCTCGCCCGAGCTGGTCGAGGTCCCGGGCATGCCCGCCGTGGGCGATCTGGTCTGGGGCATCTGGGGCCACCGCAGCGAGGGCATCGTGCCCGCCGAGCGGATGGTCGGCCACACCCTCCCGGCCGGTCTGGAGCCGCTGGCGGGCGCCTTCGCCCGCGTCGGCGCCATCGCGTACAACGCGGTGCTCGCCGCCGACATCCACCTCGGCGAAGAGGTCGCCGTCTTCGGGCAGGGCGTCATCGGCCTGCTCACGACCCGCCTCGCCCAGCTCAACGGTGCCCGCGTCACCGCCGTCGACGCCCTCGACGGCCGCCTCGACACCGCCCGCGCCTACGGCGCCCGCCGCACCCTGAACGCCCGCACCGACAGCGTCGCCGAGCGCGTCCGCGAGGCCACCGGCGGCCTCGGCGCCGACGTCGCCATCGAGATCAGCGGCGTCTACCCGGCGCTCCACGAGGCCCTGCGCTCGGTGACCGTGGGCGGCCGTGTCGTCGCCTCCGGCTTCTACCAGGGTGACGGCGCCGGGCTGCGGCTCGGCGACGAGTTCCACCACAACCGCGTCCAGCTCATCTGCTCGCAGATCGGCGGAGTGCCGCCGCAGCTGGCCGGCCGGTGGACCGTCGAGCGGCTCCAGCAGACCTTCCTCTCCCTCGTCGCCGAGGGCCTGGTCGACGTGAAGTCCCTGGTCAGCCATGTCGTCCCGGTCGAGGAAGCCGCCGACGCCTACGTCCTGCTGGACGAGCGCCCCGCCGAAGCCCTCCAGGTCGTCCTGGAGTTCTGA
- a CDS encoding Gfo/Idh/MocA family protein, giving the protein MPQPPATSTPTGAWPHPPVRVGLVGAGPWARTMHARMLAAGPETTLTGVWARRPEAAAEVADAYGTRAAGSFEELLDGCDAVAFAVPPAVQASLAPRAAKAGKALLLEKPLGADLAAARTVADAVAEHGVVSQLVLTKRYHPATRAFLAEAAGREVSGARSCYLHGAFLGGEFATSWRLEHGALLDLGPHLLDLLDSAVAPIVSVRGTGDPRRWIELTCEHENGAVSQASLSGSVQLPRARTRIELFGPGEELVYDTAGIDHEECWPVLRREFADAVRTGTGTGIDAARGLRLQQLLDQARPDGA; this is encoded by the coding sequence ATGCCCCAGCCCCCCGCCACCAGCACCCCGACCGGCGCCTGGCCGCACCCGCCGGTCCGCGTCGGCCTGGTCGGCGCGGGGCCGTGGGCCCGCACCATGCACGCCCGGATGCTGGCGGCCGGACCCGAGACCACCCTCACCGGTGTCTGGGCCCGCCGCCCGGAGGCCGCCGCCGAGGTCGCCGACGCCTACGGCACCCGCGCCGCGGGCTCCTTCGAGGAGCTGCTCGACGGCTGCGACGCGGTCGCCTTCGCCGTACCGCCCGCCGTACAGGCGTCGCTCGCCCCCCGCGCCGCGAAGGCCGGCAAGGCCCTGCTGCTGGAGAAGCCGCTCGGCGCCGACCTCGCCGCCGCCCGCACGGTCGCCGACGCGGTCGCCGAACACGGCGTGGTCTCGCAGCTCGTCCTCACCAAGCGCTACCACCCCGCGACCCGCGCCTTCCTCGCCGAAGCGGCCGGCCGCGAGGTCTCCGGCGCCCGCTCCTGCTACCTCCACGGGGCTTTCCTCGGCGGCGAGTTCGCCACCTCCTGGCGCCTGGAGCACGGTGCGCTGCTCGACCTCGGCCCGCACCTGCTGGACCTGCTCGACAGCGCCGTCGCCCCGATCGTCTCCGTACGGGGGACCGGCGACCCCCGCCGCTGGATCGAGCTGACCTGCGAGCACGAGAACGGAGCGGTCAGCCAGGCGTCCCTCTCCGGGAGCGTCCAGCTGCCCCGCGCCCGGACCCGCATCGAACTCTTCGGCCCCGGCGAGGAGTTGGTCTACGACACCGCCGGCATCGACCACGAGGAGTGCTGGCCGGTGCTCCGCCGGGAGTTCGCCGACGCCGTACGCACCGGGACCGGCACCGGCATCGACGCCGCCCGGGGGCTGCGCCTCCAGCAACTCCTCGACCAGGCCCGGCCGGACGGAGCCTGA
- a CDS encoding 50S ribosomal protein L25/general stress protein Ctc, which yields MADQINLAVEARSEFGKGAARRARRANLVPGVVYGHGAESVHVNLPAHELQLALRTPNVLIGLEIDGKSALVIPKAVQRNALKGNIEHVDLLTVKRGEKVNVEIAVETEGDLAPGAFLLEFVQNTLSVEAEATHIPESVTVSVAGLTAGDSILAKDITLPKGSVLSGDEDAIVLQVVSAQAEEPAAETAETTEA from the coding sequence ATGGCCGACCAGATCAACCTCGCCGTCGAAGCCCGTTCCGAGTTCGGCAAGGGTGCCGCCCGTCGCGCCCGTCGCGCCAACCTGGTCCCCGGAGTCGTCTACGGCCACGGCGCCGAGTCCGTGCACGTCAACCTGCCGGCCCACGAGCTCCAGCTCGCGCTCCGCACGCCGAACGTCCTGATCGGTCTCGAGATCGACGGCAAGAGCGCGCTGGTCATCCCGAAGGCCGTGCAGCGCAACGCCCTCAAGGGCAACATCGAGCACGTCGACCTGCTGACCGTCAAGCGCGGCGAGAAGGTCAACGTCGAGATCGCCGTCGAGACCGAGGGCGACCTGGCCCCGGGCGCCTTCCTGCTGGAGTTCGTCCAGAACACCCTGAGCGTCGAGGCCGAGGCCACCCACATCCCCGAGTCCGTGACGGTCTCCGTCGCCGGCCTGACCGCTGGTGACTCGATCCTCGCCAAGGACATCACGCTGCCGAAGGGCTCCGTGCTCTCCGGTGACGAGGACGCCATCGTGCTCCAGGTCGTCTCCGCGCAGGCCGAGGAGCCGGCCGCCGAGACCGCCGAGACCACCGAGGCCTGA
- a CDS encoding ROK family transcriptional regulator, translating to MAGNQASAGHLLRLIRSGEATTRGELQQATGLSRSTVGHRLDQLFKAGWLRGATGTSTGGRPSARLEFDPTHAVVLVADLETRHGRAAVVDLSGKILAERTGSLVIADGPDTVLDRLAHWFGPLLEEAGTAPDRVCGVGLSVPGPVDWESAQVVQPPIMPGWDRFPVRERMRAALAEHLGAAAFGPTALDPDAGADQLPVYLDNDANLMALAEQRENYADCGAFVLVKASTGIGAGMVVGGEMYRGIDGGAGDIGHIRLHDRPDALCMCGSYGCLAAVASGRAIAEQLTAAGIPTASGSDVRRHLAAGQPDALRLARAAGQRVGEVLVTVVTLLNPGVLMLGGDLASTPFLTGVRELLYQRAMPRTTAHLQVVTTSLGDRAALAGAAVMVVERLYDPDRADARLGALA from the coding sequence ATGGCAGGAAACCAGGCGAGCGCGGGACACCTGCTGCGGCTCATCCGCAGCGGCGAGGCCACCACGCGCGGGGAGCTCCAACAGGCCACCGGCCTCTCCCGATCCACCGTCGGACACCGCCTCGACCAGCTCTTCAAAGCCGGCTGGCTGCGCGGCGCAACCGGCACCTCCACCGGCGGACGCCCCTCCGCGCGGCTGGAGTTCGACCCCACGCACGCCGTGGTGCTCGTCGCCGACCTGGAGACCCGGCACGGCCGTGCCGCCGTCGTCGACCTGTCGGGGAAGATCCTCGCCGAACGGACCGGGAGCCTGGTCATCGCGGACGGCCCCGACACCGTTCTCGACCGGCTCGCCCACTGGTTCGGCCCGCTCCTGGAGGAGGCGGGGACCGCCCCGGACCGGGTCTGCGGCGTCGGCCTCTCCGTGCCGGGACCCGTCGACTGGGAGAGCGCCCAGGTCGTCCAGCCGCCGATCATGCCCGGCTGGGACCGCTTCCCGGTCCGCGAGCGGATGCGCGCCGCGCTCGCCGAACACCTCGGCGCGGCCGCCTTCGGCCCGACCGCCCTGGACCCGGACGCGGGGGCGGACCAGCTCCCCGTCTACCTCGACAACGACGCCAACCTCATGGCGCTGGCCGAACAGCGCGAGAACTACGCCGACTGCGGCGCGTTCGTCCTGGTGAAGGCGTCCACCGGCATCGGCGCGGGCATGGTCGTGGGCGGCGAGATGTACCGGGGCATCGACGGCGGCGCCGGCGACATCGGCCACATCCGCCTGCACGACCGGCCCGACGCGCTCTGCATGTGCGGCTCCTACGGCTGCCTCGCCGCCGTGGCCAGCGGCCGGGCCATCGCCGAACAGCTCACCGCGGCGGGCATCCCCACCGCCTCCGGCTCCGACGTGCGCCGCCACCTCGCCGCCGGACAGCCCGACGCCCTCCGGCTCGCCCGCGCCGCCGGACAGCGCGTCGGCGAAGTGCTCGTCACCGTGGTCACCCTTCTCAACCCGGGCGTCCTGATGCTCGGCGGCGACCTGGCGAGCACCCCGTTCCTCACCGGGGTGCGCGAACTCCTCTACCAGCGGGCGATGCCCCGCACCACGGCCCACCTCCAGGTGGTCACCACCTCGCTCGGCGACCGCGCCGCCCTCGCCGGGGCCGCCGTCATGGTCGTCGAGCGCCTCTACGACCCCGACCGGGCCGACGCCCGCCTGGGCGCGCTCGCCTGA
- a CDS encoding carbohydrate ABC transporter permease, protein MSRAQFEDRFFGIARWVVIAFLAVITIAPFYYMLLLSVKPIDSLLVDPGNLWVSSKDFTLDTYRSVLRSTEDGGQGFLGMLGNSALVALATVALTLAAAVPGAYAVSRLKFFGSRHVSALFLAVYLFPATLLAVPLFVMFAKMGLSGSLVGLAIVYIAQTVPVSIYMMKNYFVTIPFSVEEAAAIDGASRLQTVRKVILPLALPTLMATGLYVFMIAWNEFLFALLFLAADPDKWTVSLGLQQLANGIEVSKTVLMAGSVILTIPVVILFFASERLLTEGLTSGADKG, encoded by the coding sequence ATGAGCCGCGCCCAGTTCGAGGACCGGTTCTTCGGCATCGCCCGCTGGGTCGTGATCGCCTTCCTCGCCGTGATCACGATCGCGCCCTTCTACTACATGCTGCTGCTGTCGGTGAAGCCCATCGACTCGCTGCTCGTGGACCCCGGAAACCTCTGGGTCTCCTCGAAGGACTTCACCCTCGACACCTACCGCAGTGTCCTGAGGTCCACCGAGGACGGCGGACAGGGCTTCCTCGGGATGCTCGGCAACTCGGCCCTGGTGGCCCTCGCCACCGTCGCCCTGACGCTGGCCGCGGCCGTGCCCGGCGCGTACGCCGTCAGCCGCCTCAAGTTCTTCGGCAGCCGGCACGTCAGCGCCCTGTTCCTGGCCGTCTACCTCTTCCCGGCCACCCTGCTCGCCGTCCCGCTCTTCGTGATGTTCGCGAAGATGGGGCTCTCCGGCAGCCTCGTCGGACTCGCCATCGTCTACATCGCGCAGACGGTCCCGGTCTCGATCTACATGATGAAGAACTACTTCGTCACCATCCCGTTCTCCGTCGAGGAAGCCGCCGCCATCGACGGCGCCTCCCGCCTCCAGACCGTGCGCAAGGTGATCCTGCCGCTCGCGCTGCCCACCCTGATGGCGACCGGGCTCTACGTCTTCATGATCGCCTGGAACGAGTTCCTCTTCGCGCTCCTCTTCCTCGCCGCCGACCCGGACAAGTGGACGGTCTCCCTCGGCCTCCAGCAGCTCGCCAACGGCATCGAGGTCTCCAAGACGGTCCTGATGGCCGGTTCGGTCATCCTCACCATCCCCGTGGTAATCCTGTTCTTCGCCTCCGAGCGGCTCCTCACCGAGGGACTGACCAGCGGCGCGGACAAGGGCTGA
- a CDS encoding ABC transporter substrate-binding protein: MVMKTRRSKATLFGLAATLGAGLLAGCSGSTGAEKPDNRITVWSQENLAPRMAATKKVVGRFEKETGIKVDLVGVDEAQLPQLIMSAAAAGDLPDVIGAVPMGQVWQMYGSGLLNTEVAGKVVHDLDAGTFNANALSLTKDAGTTLAVPSDAWLQLLVYRKDLFAKAGLDAPDTYASALKAAKTLDKGGVDGISLATDPSDAFTQQSFEDLALANGCQLVDDDGEPALDSAACRTAFAAYDELGGKHGAPGTQTVDSTRATYFSGKSSMMVWSSFLLDELAGLRSDALPSCAACKDDPGFLARNTGIVTSLQGPDGKEPAQFGEITSWAVTKTAETGASAKFIEYMMGKGYEDWFGMAPEGKIPVRTGTTTDPGAFQKAWRASVMGVDKRESMQKAYPSELLDRLVAGVGDMQRWGLTQGQGALVGATNGELPVAKAIGAMTSGQTSPDEAAEEADDEVAALQKSLQ; encoded by the coding sequence ATGGTGATGAAGACCCGACGGTCGAAGGCGACCCTGTTCGGACTCGCCGCGACCCTGGGCGCCGGCCTGCTCGCGGGCTGCTCCGGCAGCACCGGTGCCGAGAAGCCGGACAACCGGATCACGGTGTGGTCGCAGGAGAACCTGGCGCCGCGCATGGCGGCGACCAAGAAGGTGGTCGGCCGGTTCGAGAAGGAGACCGGGATCAAGGTCGACCTGGTCGGCGTGGACGAGGCCCAGCTCCCGCAGCTGATCATGTCCGCGGCCGCCGCCGGCGACCTCCCCGACGTCATCGGCGCCGTCCCCATGGGCCAGGTCTGGCAGATGTACGGCAGCGGCCTCCTCAACACCGAGGTCGCCGGGAAGGTCGTCCACGACCTGGATGCCGGGACCTTCAACGCCAACGCGCTCTCCCTCACGAAGGACGCCGGAACCACCCTCGCCGTCCCCTCCGACGCCTGGCTCCAGCTCCTCGTCTACCGCAAGGACCTCTTCGCCAAGGCCGGACTCGACGCACCGGACACCTACGCGAGCGCGCTGAAGGCCGCCAAGACGCTCGACAAGGGCGGCGTCGACGGCATATCGCTGGCCACCGACCCCTCGGACGCCTTCACCCAGCAGAGCTTCGAGGACCTCGCCCTCGCCAACGGCTGCCAGCTCGTCGACGACGACGGCGAACCCGCCCTCGACTCCGCCGCCTGCCGCACCGCCTTCGCCGCCTACGACGAACTGGGCGGAAAGCACGGCGCCCCCGGCACCCAGACCGTGGACTCCACCCGCGCCACCTACTTCTCCGGCAAGTCCTCCATGATGGTCTGGTCCTCGTTCCTCCTGGACGAGCTGGCCGGCCTGCGCTCCGACGCGCTGCCCAGCTGCGCCGCGTGCAAGGACGACCCCGGGTTCCTCGCCCGCAACACCGGCATCGTCACCTCGCTCCAGGGCCCCGACGGCAAGGAACCCGCCCAGTTCGGCGAGATCACCTCCTGGGCCGTCACCAAGACCGCCGAGACCGGCGCCTCCGCCAAGTTCATCGAGTACATGATGGGCAAGGGGTACGAGGACTGGTTCGGCATGGCCCCCGAGGGCAAGATCCCCGTCCGCACCGGCACCACCACCGACCCCGGCGCCTTCCAGAAGGCCTGGCGCGCCAGCGTCATGGGGGTCGACAAGCGCGAGTCCATGCAGAAGGCCTACCCCTCCGAACTCCTCGACCGGCTCGTCGCCGGCGTCGGCGACATGCAGCGGTGGGGCCTCACCCAGGGCCAGGGCGCCCTCGTCGGCGCCACCAACGGCGAACTGCCCGTCGCCAAGGCCATCGGAGCGATGACCAGCGGCCAGACCTCACCCGACGAGGCGGCCGAGGAAGCCGACGACGAAGTGGCAGCCCTCCAGAAGTCCCTCCAGTAG
- a CDS encoding carbohydrate ABC transporter permease, whose product MSTKTSGATVRRGSPRTTSSRENRAGLAFVTPTFLVVLVVVILPILWTVLLAFQNAKLVDIQENGLFGHWTLDNFQQVFGSPGFWSSLGTTLLYTVGATAGSIVLGLVAALALRKPFRGRGILRASMLLPYVAPVVAVSFVWEVALSPQYGIVNEWGSKLLGWDDPIAFLSTRSYEVSLLGAHFDIPLALLTVIAFESWRYFPFAFLFMLARLQAVPDSLEEAATVDGATISQRFRHILLPQMMPVIALLSVLRFIMTFNKFDDIYLLTGGGSGTDVVAVRVYDFLTSRFDVGAASAQALILALVLMVLLGLYFMFFGKKVQEESA is encoded by the coding sequence ATGAGTACGAAAACCAGCGGCGCGACGGTGCGCCGCGGCAGCCCACGGACCACCAGCAGCCGGGAGAACCGCGCGGGCCTCGCCTTCGTGACCCCGACCTTCCTGGTCGTCCTGGTCGTGGTGATCCTGCCGATCCTGTGGACCGTGCTGCTCGCCTTCCAGAACGCCAAGCTCGTCGACATCCAGGAGAACGGCCTCTTCGGCCACTGGACCCTGGACAACTTCCAGCAGGTCTTCGGGTCGCCCGGCTTCTGGAGCAGCCTCGGCACCACTCTGCTCTACACGGTCGGCGCCACCGCCGGCTCCATCGTGCTCGGACTGGTCGCCGCCCTCGCCCTGCGCAAGCCGTTCCGGGGGCGCGGCATCCTGCGCGCCTCGATGCTGCTGCCGTACGTCGCCCCGGTCGTCGCCGTCTCCTTCGTCTGGGAGGTGGCCCTCAGCCCCCAGTACGGCATCGTCAACGAGTGGGGCAGCAAGCTCCTCGGGTGGGACGACCCCATCGCCTTCCTCTCCACCCGCTCCTACGAAGTCAGCCTGCTCGGCGCCCACTTCGACATCCCGCTGGCGCTGCTCACGGTCATCGCCTTCGAGTCCTGGCGCTACTTCCCGTTCGCCTTCCTCTTCATGCTCGCCCGCCTCCAGGCGGTCCCGGACAGCCTGGAGGAGGCCGCCACCGTCGACGGCGCCACCATCTCGCAGCGCTTCCGCCACATCCTGCTGCCGCAGATGATGCCCGTCATCGCCCTGCTGTCCGTCCTGCGCTTCATCATGACGTTCAACAAGTTCGACGACATCTACCTGCTCACCGGCGGCGGTTCGGGCACGGACGTCGTCGCGGTCCGCGTGTACGACTTCCTCACCTCCCGCTTCGACGTCGGCGCGGCCTCCGCCCAGGCGCTGATCCTCGCCCTCGTCCTCATGGTCCTGCTGGGCCTCTACTTCATGTTCTTCGGCAAGAAGGTCCAGGAGGAGTCGGCATGA
- the pth gene encoding aminoacyl-tRNA hydrolase yields MSDVTDPWLIVGLGNPGPEYTANRHNVGFMVADLLAERIGGKFKRAQKAQAQVLEGRIGPPGPGNRRVILAKPQSYMNLSGGPVTALRDFYKVPTDHVVAIHDELDVDFGALRLKLGGGDNGHNGLKSMTKSMGPEYHRVRFGIGRPPGRMQVADFVLKDFSSTERKELAYLVDRAADSVESLLADGLERAQGTYNS; encoded by the coding sequence ATGTCCGACGTCACCGACCCCTGGCTCATCGTGGGCCTCGGCAACCCCGGCCCCGAGTACACCGCGAACCGGCACAACGTCGGCTTCATGGTCGCCGACCTGCTGGCGGAGCGGATCGGCGGGAAGTTCAAGCGGGCGCAGAAGGCGCAGGCGCAGGTGCTGGAGGGGCGCATCGGCCCGCCCGGACCGGGGAACCGGCGCGTGATCCTGGCGAAGCCGCAGTCGTACATGAACCTGTCGGGCGGCCCGGTGACGGCGCTGCGCGACTTCTACAAGGTGCCGACGGACCACGTCGTCGCGATCCACGACGAGCTGGACGTCGACTTCGGCGCGCTGCGGCTGAAGCTGGGCGGCGGCGACAACGGGCACAACGGGCTGAAGTCGATGACCAAGTCGATGGGCCCGGAGTACCACCGGGTGCGCTTCGGCATCGGCCGCCCGCCGGGCCGGATGCAGGTCGCGGACTTCGTGCTGAAGGACTTCTCCTCCACCGAACGCAAGGAGCTCGCCTACCTGGTGGACCGGGCGGCGGACTCGGTGGAGTCGCTGCTCGCGGACGGGCTGGAGCGGGCTCAGGGGACGTACAACTCCTGA
- the glmU gene encoding bifunctional UDP-N-acetylglucosamine diphosphorylase/glucosamine-1-phosphate N-acetyltransferase GlmU — protein MSASSPAAVVVLAAGGGTRMKSKTPKVLHEVAGRSLVGHVVAAARELAPERLVVVVGHAGEQVVAHLEAHDAGVRTAFQAEQNGTGHATRIGLQELGGVEGTVIVVCGDTPLLSGETLGALAATHATDGNAVTVLTAEVPDSTGYGRIVRDPVSGAVTAIVEHKDASPAQHAIREINSGVFAFDGRLLADALGKLRSDNSQGEEYLTDVLSIVGEAGHRVGASVAKDHREILGINNRVQLAEARRLLNQRLLEQAMLAGVTIVDPASTLVDVTVTFGQDAVVHPGTQLLGATHVAEDAEVGPNSRLKDTVVHEGARVDNTVSDGAEVGPGATVGPYAYLRPGTKLGAKAKAGTYVEMKNATIGEGTKVPHLSYVGDATIGDHSNIGAASVFVNYDGVNKHHTTIGSHCRTGSDNMFVAPVTVGDGVYTAAGSVITKDVPAGSLAVARGQQRNIEGWVARKRPGSAAAQAALAATQDSDGES, from the coding sequence GTGAGCGCCAGCAGCCCCGCAGCAGTCGTCGTCCTCGCAGCGGGTGGAGGCACCCGCATGAAGTCGAAGACGCCCAAGGTCCTCCACGAGGTCGCCGGGCGCTCGCTCGTCGGGCACGTCGTCGCCGCCGCCCGCGAACTCGCCCCCGAGCGGCTCGTCGTGGTGGTCGGGCACGCCGGCGAGCAGGTCGTCGCGCACCTCGAAGCGCACGACGCGGGTGTACGCACCGCCTTCCAGGCCGAGCAGAACGGCACCGGCCACGCCACCCGCATCGGGCTCCAGGAGCTCGGCGGGGTCGAGGGCACGGTGATCGTCGTCTGCGGCGACACCCCGCTGCTCTCCGGCGAGACGCTCGGCGCGCTCGCCGCCACCCACGCCACGGACGGCAACGCCGTCACCGTGCTCACCGCCGAGGTGCCGGACTCCACCGGGTACGGCCGGATCGTGCGGGACCCGGTCAGCGGCGCGGTCACCGCGATCGTCGAGCACAAGGACGCGAGCCCGGCCCAGCACGCGATCCGGGAGATCAACTCCGGGGTCTTCGCCTTCGACGGCCGGCTGCTCGCGGACGCGCTCGGCAAGCTGCGCTCGGACAACAGCCAGGGCGAGGAGTACCTCACCGACGTGCTCTCGATCGTCGGCGAGGCGGGCCACCGGGTCGGCGCCTCGGTCGCGAAGGACCACCGGGAGATCCTCGGCATCAACAACCGGGTACAGCTCGCCGAGGCCCGCCGCCTGCTGAACCAGCGGCTGCTGGAGCAGGCCATGCTGGCCGGCGTGACGATCGTGGACCCGGCGTCGACGCTGGTCGACGTGACGGTCACCTTCGGGCAGGACGCCGTGGTGCACCCCGGTACGCAGCTGCTCGGCGCCACCCACGTCGCGGAGGACGCCGAGGTCGGCCCGAACTCCCGGCTGAAGGACACCGTGGTACACGAGGGCGCCCGGGTCGACAACACGGTCTCCGACGGTGCCGAGGTCGGCCCCGGTGCCACCGTGGGCCCGTACGCCTACCTGCGGCCTGGCACGAAGCTCGGCGCGAAGGCGAAGGCCGGTACGTACGTCGAGATGAAGAACGCCACGATCGGCGAGGGGACCAAGGTCCCCCACCTGTCCTACGTGGGCGACGCGACCATCGGCGACCACAGCAACATCGGCGCGGCCAGCGTGTTCGTGAACTACGACGGGGTGAACAAGCACCACACCACGATCGGCTCGCACTGCCGTACCGGCTCGGACAATATGTTTGTGGCACCGGTCACGGTCGGGGACGGGGTTTACACCGCCGCGGGCTCGGTCATCACCAAGGATGTACCGGCAGGTTCGCTGGCCGTGGCCCGGGGCCAGCAGCGGAATATCGAGGGCTGGGTCGCGCGCAAGCGGCCCGGAAGCGCCGCCGCTCAGGCCGCCTTGGCCGCCACGCAGGATTCCGACGGCGAAAGCTGA